Below is a window of Pyrobaculum aerophilum str. IM2 DNA.
TTATGTTGCCCGGCTGGCTGAAGCCGGGATTTTACAACGCCACGTTGAGCGTGTCGTTTAGTAGCTTGTCGGGATACGCCGGCTCTGTTACCTTTGTAAAATCTATACAACTGCCGGTTATAAGCGGCGTTGATGTGAACATAATGGCGTCGCCGACGCAACCTGTGGTAATAGGCTCTCCCACGTTAATATCTATTGTAATTTATCAAGGGAGTGCGGCTCCTCTTCAAAACGTCACTATCCGCGTGTTAAATGGCGATGGTGTGAGGATTTTGGGCAATAGCGTTTTCACAATACCACTGCTCACACAAATACAATTACCAGTTCAGCTTATAATTACAAAGTATGGAGGAATAAAGATACCGGTGGAGATTTGTCATTATTCTATTTGTACAGTCAAATACGCCGAATTGTTTATTCCGAGTCCTGGCGTAACAGTAAACGCCGTTTTTAACCCGCCTCAGGGCTATCCAGGTTCTGTGGTGCAGTCGACTTTTATTATCGCGACAAATTACACCATGTCTAACGTGGGGGTGGAGATCCGAGCTCCATTTAAGGCTTTGACGAGCCCCTCAATATTGTTACCGCTACTCGCCCCCCAATCCCCCGCTACTATAAACGTAGTTTTCGAAATACCTAAGGAGGTTAGGCCCGGCATCTACCCTATTAATATCACAGTCGCTGGCGCTATGTATACATTTTACTACGAAGTGTTAAAGCCCGAGTTTAATGTCGTCGTTACGTTTAACCCGCCAGTGGCGTATCCAGGCGCCGTAGTATCGGGGAATTTAGTAGTTACATCTCCCTTTAACGCCAAGGATTTAGACATACTCTTATCAACGCCTATGTCTCTTTTATCGCCAACGGGCTACCGCTTGCCCTATTTGCCGCAGGGTCAGCCTTATGCGGCCTATGTGGTCTTACAAGTGCCCGAGGAGACGCCCCCTGGGAAATACCCTCTGACTGTCTCAGTCAACGGGGTGAACTATACCTTTTATGTCAACGTCGGAGCGCCTAACGTGGTAATTCAAAATGTAATTGTAACGCCTCCAAGAGAGCTGGAGGGTACTCCAATGGCGCAAGTGGCTTTGCAAGTCCTCAACACAGGGCCTGTAGTGGCGCGAAACGTCACAATTGTCTTGTTAAACTCCACTATTGGGAGGCAGAGCTACGTGCTGGACTACTTGCCCCCTGGGTCGCCAGTGACGTTGACGTATTATGTCAATACTTCAAAACTTCCGCCCGGCCGTTACAACGTCGTTGCAATGGCTAGTTGGAACGGCGGCGTTTATTTAGCAAATGGGCCGCTGGATGTGGCTAAAAAAGACGTTTTTAAAATAACGCATAAAGTGTATAACGTCGCCCCAGGCTCCACTGCGGTGTTGGTGATTAACATAACTAATCTAGGCCCAGACGAGGCCAAGAATTTAAGAGTATCCTTTACTCCCTCGCAAGTATTTGAACTACACGCCTCTAATATTGCAGATGTGGCGACCGCCAGCGTCAGAGTGTTGGGAGATCTCGCGCCGGGCGCGAGCGTCAGCACGGCGTTTTTGCTTGATGTATCTGATAAAACTGTGCCCGGAGTGTACACTATAACGCTGGTAGCGACGTGGAACCAGACCGGCGTCTTCATGCCAGGAGTTCAGTACATAAATATCCCCATTGAAGTGAGAAGCGGCGTAGATATGTTTATAGTTATTCCGCTTGTCTTAACGGCGTTGTTAATCATAACGGGTATAGTCATTGCATTACGTAGAAAACGCCGTGGATAGCTACGATATTAAATACGCTTGGAGAGCAACGCCGCTTTTAGGCTCTGTGGCTCTTCTCGTGATGTACACAGAGGCCATGCTCATGCCGAGTCTCCCCAAAATCCAAGCAGAGTTTAACGTAACCCCCGCAGACGCCTCTTGGATTTTGACTATATACTTAATCTCTGGGACTATAAGCGCCGCCATATTTGGAAACCTGGGCGATATATACGGGAAGAAAAGGGTGCTGTCCCTCGTAATGTTGGCGTATGCAATTGCGGTAACTCTCACAGGCTATGCTCCCAATTTTGAAACGTTGCTCCTGTCGCGCGCGATCCAAGGCCTTGGCATGGCGATGTTCCCACTGGCCTTTTCCCTCATCCGTGAGGAGTTCCCGCCCCACATGGTCCCCACAGCTCAGGGGGTAGTAAGCGCTATGTTCGGCGTAGGTATTATTATCGCGTTGCCAGTCGGCGCTTATATAGCCCAGAACTACGGGTGGAGAGCCACTTATCACACGGCCACGCCAATAGCCGTCTTGCTGACCTTCTTAATAATGATTTACATAAGAGAGAGTAGGTACAGGACGCCAAGGAGTATAGACTTTGTCGGAATTGGCCTTTTCGCCACTATGGCCGCATCGTTTTTACTGGCCATATCCAAGGGCCCAGACTGGGGCTGGCTCTCGCCGAGAATCACCTCGTTGCTAGCCCTCTCGGCAGTGTCTGCGGCTGTGTTCCTAATTCACGAACTAACGACTGACAATCCCTTTATACCAAGAGATATTTTCAACCGCAATGTAATAGCCGCCACAATCGCAATTTTAATAGTGGCATATGCTTTTCAAATGAATTCGCAAAATCTCTCATATTTATTCCAAATGCCGCCGCCTTACGGCTACGGACTTACAGTTTTACAGACTGGCTTGTACATGCTACCGCCTGCCGTGGTGCAAATAATAGTCGCCCCTATTTCGGGGAGATTGATGTGGAGACTTGGGGCGAAGAAGATAGCTACAATAGGCGTTGTATTTGCTGTAATTGGCTATCAGCTCGCTGCAGCCCATTTGTACAGCGGCGTGTGGACTCTGATCTCCTACGTAACGCTGGGCTTTATAGGCTTGACTCTACTAAACGTCTCTCTCATCAACCTCCTCACTTTCTCAGTGCCCAGACAACGGCTAGGCGCCGCGACCGGTTTAAACACAGTATTCCGCAATTTCGGCTCAGCCATAGCCCCCACTGTGGCGGGGACTGTACTGACAAATTTCAACACTTATGTATATTACAACACGCCGGCAGGCCCCATATACTTCTCAGTTCCTGCCAAGGAGGCATATGTGATAAACATTGATATAGCAACCTCTATGTTTATTATCACGCTTTTACCAATTCTATTCTCGAAGGAAGTGCTGGGGGGTAACGCCACGCCTAAATAACGACGTGCCATGAACATAAGGCTTATAATATTACTGGGGCTCGTCTCTCTCTTTGCCGACTGGCTGTATGAAAGCATGCGCGCCGTTGCCCCACAATACTTATACGCGCTGGGCGCCTCTGCGGCTTTTGTAGGGTTTGTCTTCGGCCTCGGCGACGCCTTGGGCTACGCCGCCCGCTTCATCACAGGCCCGCTCGCAGACAAAAGGGGGGGCTACTGGCTGGAGACCTTCCTCGGCTACGGCCTCCAAATCGCCGCGGTGGCAGGCCTAGTGTTTGCCAGAGATGTGTGGCAGGTTGCAGGCTTAGTATTTCTGGAGAGGTTTAGCAAGGCCCTGCGCACGCCCGCCCGCGACGCCATTATCTCCGCGGCAGGGGGCAAGGGGGCTAGGGGCAGGGCCTTCGGCATCCACGCAGCATTAGACCAAATAGGCGCTATTCTGGGGGTGTCTATGGCCACTTTAATGCTGTTTTTAAATTATCAGCCTCGCGACGTGTTTTTAGCGGCTTTACTTCCAGGCGCTACGGCATTGGCAGTGCTCTACGTTGCGTATAAAACAAGCGGCGTAAAGCCCGCAGGAAAGGGCTATAAATTCCTAATGGACAGAAAAGCCGTGGTATTCGGAATGTCGCAATTTCTCCTCGGCATTTCCATAATTCACATATCGCTGTCCATGTATAGACTCTCTCAAGTGCCGTGGCTTGCCTCGTTGTTATACTTAATCGCTATGATTACTGAAATACCGGCGTCTTTAGCGCTGGGATATCTCTACGACAGAAGCCATAAGACGCTCTTCATCGCGCCTTTATTTACAACTCTATTAGCTGTGTCTTATATAAGCGGCGGGCTTTATCTCTTTCTCGGAGCTATCCTCTACGCGGTAGTTACCTCTTATGCCGACGTGGTTGCAAAGGCCGAGGCCGCTAAGCTGGGCGCCGCCTCATCGCTGGGCTTTGTCAACGCTATGTGGGGATTGGGGCTAATGATGGGCGGAGTGTTATACGGCTACTTTACAGATGTCGGCAATTATTTGACAATAGGCATATTAGCTGCAGCCTCGTCGTCGGCGTCACTTTTATTACTATGGAGGTCCGTTACGTAATTGAGCTTTACAAGAACTTGGCCCCAGTCTATGAAGAGCTTTACGGCGAGGAGCAGAGGTTAAAATACTGGCGAATAGCCTCACAAACGGGGGAGCGAGTCGTCGATGTCGGTTGCGGCACGGGAATAGCCTTTGAGGTGCTAGACGGGTATGTCGTCTGCCTCGACATATCAATTGATATGTTGAAACGCGCTAGGGAGAAAAAAGGCGATCTGGGGGAATTGATAGTCGCAGATCTCTGGCGTCCGCCGCTTAGAGATAACTCCTTTGACTCCGCCTTATTTTTATCATCTGTTGACAAAAGTTTTTATGGCCAAGTAATTAATATTTGGCGCGGGGTAGCCCACAAGCTTATTTTTGAATTTCGGGGCGAGTGGCACCTAGTAGAGCAACGCAATTGAGATAACCACACCGCCTCTATGAAGTATAGATATGTGAACAAAACAAATATATTTATGCTCACCGCCAATGCCGTATGGCATATCAAGAGCAGTATGCTTATGAGTATCAGGACTATTACCCCGTATATGACAACAGGGCGCCTACTGGGATTTGGTATATTGATCAATTACTACAGGGCGGGTTTAGGAAAGGCGAGATATACTTGGTCGCCGGCGAGGCTGGGCAAGGCAAGACTATATTCAGCCTCCAGTTTTTAAAGACGGGGGCTGAGCTCTACGACGAGCCTGGGCTTTATATTACAATTGACGAGCCCTCAGAAGACGTAAAAAGAGGGGTGAGGGAGTCCCTGGGGTGGGATCTAGACGCACTTGAAAGCCAAAACAAGCTAGTCTTTCTAGACCTCAGAACCCACTTTAGAACGTATGCAAAAGAGGAAAAAGTCACGGCGGATCCCAGAGAGATAGCGAAAATAATAATGGAATACGTCAAAAAATTCGGCATAAAAAGGCTAGTAATAGACCCAATCGCCCCCCTTATAATTACGTCGCATACAGACGTGTTGTGGGTAAGGGAGTACATGAGGGAGTTGGTATTTCAGCTGAGGAAAATGAAAGACATTACCACTTTAATGACGTCTGAGATCCCTACTGGCGAGAATAAAATTAGCAGATTCGGCGTGGAGGAGTATTTAGCCAGCGGCGTCATAAAGCTTGAGCTTATGGAATACCGCGGCTTTGTATTCCGCGTGATGTTTATACGTAAAATGAGGTGGACTGCTGTTAGGCCGCAAAAGCTAGTTTTTGAGATATATCCCCACTACGGCATCTACATATTAGACAGACTAGAGAACTTCATGAAACAAATCGACGCTTGGTACGCCTCTCTAAGCCAGCAACCTCAAGCGCCTCCAGCTACATAGAAATTTTAAAACCTAGACGTGGCGTAGTTTGTGAAAGCTCTTACTGAGATATTCGGTAAACTCCTCGAAAAAATCAGAGGCGTTGATTATATTGATGAGGCTACTTTACAAGAGCTGTCTCGAGAAATTCAAAGAACTCTTCTAAAAGCCGACGTCCCTCTCGATTTAGTAAAATCCTTTACTGAAAACGCGGTGAAGAGAATTAAAGAGGAGAAGCCGCCTGCCGGGATCCCCCCCAGGGAGTATCTGATATACGTCCTCTACGAGGAGTTAGTAAAGCTATTAGGCGGCGAGCAACCGGCGGAGTTTAAACCCACGAAAAAACCGTATATAGTTCTATTACTGGGGGTCGAGGGCAGCGGTAAGACAACAACCGCTGCGAAATTAGCCAAGTACTTGGCTAAGAGGGGGTATAAGGTGGGATTAGTAGAGACTGACACTATAAGGCCTGCCGCCTTTGATCAATTGAGACAACTAGCCGAAAAAATCGGCGTACCGTTCTACGGCGAGAGAGACGGAAAAGACGCCGTGGAGATCGCCAAGCGCGGCGTGCAGAACTTCAAGAACATGGACGTGATAATTGTGGACACCGCAGGGCGCCATAGGAATGAAGAGGCTTTGTTGAAAGAAGTGAGGGCTATTTACGACGCTGTGAGTCCGGACGAGGTAGTGCTAGTCATTGACGCCACAGTGGGCAAAATGGCCGCGGCACAAGCAGAGGCCTTTATGAAGTACTTGCCTATTCACTCAGTGATTATCACGAAAATGGACAGCACAGCCAGAGGCGGCGGCGCGCTGGCAGCAGTGGCGAAGACAGGTGCTAAAGTTAAATTCATCGGCGTGGGGGAAGACGTCGACGAATTTGAACAATTCTCCCCTAGGAAATTCGTCGCCAGAGTTCTGGGGATGGGCGATTTAGACACACTACTTGAGAAAATCAAGGCGGTTTTCGAGGAGGAAGAGGTACTTGAAGAAATAGAATCCGGCAGACTTGATCTACTCACCTTTAAGAAACAAATAGACAGTCTGTTAAAACTCGGGCCTTTGAGCAAAGTGTTTCAACTACTCCCCGGCAACTTGGCCGCAAAGATTTCAGAAGAGCAGATAGAGCTTTCCCAGAGGAATCTTAAGAAGTGGCGCGCTATATTAAGCTCAATGACTCTTGAAGAGTTGAAAAACCCGGAGATTTTAAACGCCTCGAGAATACGCCGAATAGCGCTTGGAGCAGGAGTTGCGCCCAAAGACGTTAAAGAAATGCTAACGGTTTATGAAAATCTGAGGAAGATGTCAAAGACCCTTAGGAGACAACTTAGGCTTAGGATGGCGAAGTGAGGCGGTTCTTGATAATAACCTCTTATGGGAAATTTAATGAACTGCCACATATACACGGAAAAATACTAGTAGCGGCATTGTTAGTGTCAAACGGCGTTAGGAAAGACGCAGAGGCGGTGTTTTACCTCAAAGATCTCGACAAAACGGTAAAAATAGTCGGCAGTAGAGTAAAGAGGCTTTTCCCAGACGAGGACTCCGCAATTGGCTTTTTGAAAAAGGCCTTTACCCAGGGAGGGCAGACTGGCGTAATAACGAGAAAGGGGCCGAGGGATTTAACCACAGGGCTTGTCATCGGCCCGGCTCAGGGGGGTAAATGTCTGCCTAAGCCGCCGTATACATATGTAATTCAAATTGAACAATTCGATGTAAAACTCGACTGCGGCTTGAATATCGGCTGGCTGCCTCCTCACCACCAAATTGTAGTTGTAAACATCACTACTGACAGGCTCCTGGAGAGCCGGCAAATAGTTTTATAACAGGAAAATGGGGGTGCCCGTGGAATTACTAGACAGGGCCCTTGAGATAATTAGAACATACCCGCTGTGCGACTCTTGTCTAGGCAGGCTCTTTGCGCAAATGGGTTACGGGCTTGAGAATTTCGAAAGGGGGCGGGCCATTAAGACGCTTCTTCATATGAAGCTAGTAGATGAGTACAGAAAGGGGAGGGATGTGTTAAACGATTTGCTTGCCCTGGCGAAAATTCACAAGCCGACAAGCAGATTTCTGACCAGCCTTGGCATTAACGTCGACGAGGCGGCTTGTTACATCTGTGGAGGCTTGCTAAAAGACGTAGAGAAGTACGCAAAAGACGTTCTCCCGCTGTTAGAAGGAGTGGAGTTCAGGACTTTTGAAGTCGGCACCACAGTGCCGAAGGATGTTGTGGAAAGGGAGTCGGAAGTGGTAAAGCGTTTTCTCATAACCAGCGGGGAGTCGGTAAAACACGAGATAAATAGGCGTATTGGTAAGGAGTTATTAAAACACCTTACTGGAAAGCGAGTAGATAAGCTGAGGCCTAATATTGTGGTAAGAGTAGATCTCATTACCGGTAAGGCGTCAGTTGAGAGAAACCCACTGTTAATAGAGGGGGTTTACCTAAAGCTAAGCCGTCGGGTTTCCCAGGCAAAAAAATTCGGCGATGTTAAGTCAACGCTGTGGGATAAGCTTGTTTACATCCGCGAAGTGTTCGGCGGAAAGGAACATGTTATCCACGTCTCGGGCAGAGAGGACAGCGACGCCAGAATGCTCGGCACAGGGAGGCCGCTCGTTGTTGAGGTTAAACAGCCTATTAAATACGACGGGGCTATTCCGCCGTTTAGAGATGGCGATATAATATTTACTCCAATTGGCTTTACAAACAGAGAGGAAGTGCGTAGACTTAAAGAAAAGGCGAAGACAGACATAAAACTCTACCGCGCGCTCGTCCTTTCTGAGAGGCCGTTAACTGTTGAGGAGTTGAATAAAATCGGCGAGCTTTCCGGAAAGACGATTATTCAATATACGCCGCGTCGGATAAAGCGCATAAGCCCTAGGAAGAAAAGAGTAAGGATGGTCTACGAGCTGGCGTGGAGACAGATTTCGCCGCGCGTCTTTGAGCTATACGTGAGATGCCAAGGGGGGCTTTATGTGAAGGAATTTATTCACGGCGATGGAGGGCGTACAACCCCCAGCGTCTCTGAAATTTTAAATACTCACTTAGAAGTATTAGAGCTGGACGTCTTGTCGGTGGAATAAGTTTTTAATCCACTTGTTTAAATCGCGGGTGGAGAAGGTCCTCGTTGTCAACTTCGGCGGGCAATACGCTCACCTGATCGCCAGGAGAATTAGAGAGGTTGGCGTCTACGCCGAAATAGCCAGCCCTGAGGAGGCGGTAATCAAGGCGAGTAAAGAAGAGGTAAAGGCTGTTATCCTCTCTGGCGGGCCTAGCTCTGTCTACGAGCCTGGAGCGCCGGATATTGACGAGGGGATTTTCGCCTTGTCTAAACCAGTGTTGGGGATATGTTATGGTCACCAAATGATCGCAAAGAAACTAGGAGGAAAAGTGGAGCGCGGCAAGGGGGAGTACGGGAAGACAATTGTAAAAATTCTAGTCAACGACCCGTTGTTTGACGGCTGGAAACCAGAAGAGGCGGTGTGGATGAGCCACAGCGACTTTGTTGAGGAGCCGCCGCCTGGATTCCACGTATTGGCAATAAGTGAAAACGGCTATATTGCCGCAATGAGAAAGGGGTTAATATACGGCGTGCAGTTCCACCCGGAGGTTCACCACACCAGTAAGGGGAGGGTAATGTTCGAGAACTTCTTGAGAAAAATAGCTAGGATATCCGACGTCTGGCGGCCCGAGGATCAAATTACGCGTATAGTAGAAGAGATAAGGAGTAGGGTAAAGGGCGGCGACGTCATAGTTGGAGTGAGCGGGGGAGTAGACAGCACGGTAACTGCCGTGTTGTTGTACAAAGCCGTGGGCCAAAGGGTAAAGGCTGTTTTTATTGACCACGGGCTATTCAGAGAGGGGGAGCCCGAAGAGGCAGCCTCTTTACTTAAATCTATTGGAATAGACGTGGTGTATATAGACGCGAAAGAGCGCTTTCTCAAAAGACTAGAGGGAGTGGCTGACTGCGAGGAAAAAAGGCGCATCATTGGGGAAACTTTCGCCGAGGTGTTTTCCGACGCGGTAAAGCAGATGCCCAACGTCAAATACCTAGCGCAGGGCACGTTATACCCAGATGTGGTGGAAAGCGGGGCGGTAAAGGGCGCCGACAAAATAAAAAGCCACCACAACGTGGGGGGGCTACCGCCGTGGTTTCAATTAGAGCTTATAGAACCGCTTCGAGAGTTTTATAAAGACGAAGTGAGGCGGATTGCCAAAGCCCTAGGCCTTCCGGAGGACGTGGTATATAGACATCCCTTTCCCGGCCCGGGCCTTGCGGTAAGGATTATTGGCCCCTTTACTAGAGAAAAACTAGCCATTGTGAGGAAAGCCACTAAAATAGTGGAAGAGGAGTTGAGGAAAGCCGGTCTTTTCAGAAAAGTCTGGCAAGCCTTCGCCACGGTGGGGGAGGATAAGTGGGTTGGGGTAAAGGGCGATAGAAGAGCTATGGGGTACATCGTGACGGTAAGAATTGTGGAAAGCGAAGACGCAATGACGGCGGACTGGTCAAGAATACCCTTTGAAATCCTTGAGAAAATATCCTCTAGAATTACGTCGGAAATACCAGAGGTTACCATGGTGACCTACGCCGTAACTTCTAAGCCTCCGTCTACAATAGAGCCTTGTTAAGCCCCGCTTTTTTAATTCCCAATGCGACTAGAGCCAGGCGGCGCGATAGGTCTGAAGAGGCTAATAAGCCCTGGGGGTATGCGGTCGGCCCTACCGGCTCCGCCTTCATTCCCTAACCCGGTACCGCGGGTTCGTCTGGCGGGCGGGGAACCGGGGGCTAAGTACAAATACTCTCCCATATAAAAGGTTTATGTACATAGGAACGGAGTTCGCCATAGCCACTGAGAGCTTTCTGGCATCGAGGGCTGGATATGAGGTTTATAAAAAAGGCGGAAACGCGGCGGACGCCGTGGTGGCCGCATCGGCCGTGTTGACATACACTCTGCCTCACCTTGGGGGAGTCGGAGGGGATTTCCTCGCAGTTGTACACAAGGGGGACAGGGCGGAATCTGTTTTGGGGTTGGGGTGGGCGCCTCGCAAAATCCCCGACCGCCCCCCGCGTAGGGGGATACAATCAGCCGTAGTGCCTGGCTATATAGCTGGGCTAGTGGAGTTTCACAAGAGATACGGCGCCCTGCCCTGGGGCGAGGTCATTGGGACGGCGCTGGATTTTATGCGCAAGGCGACAGTGCACCCCTCGTTGGCTGCGGCCATAGAGAGACATAGGGATTTGCTCGCCTCAGATCCAGGCGGCAGGCTGTACCTCGCCCTGCCCCTAGAGCCCGGCGCGCCTTATAAAATCGAGCCTTTATTAAAACTGTGGGGCGTGTTAAGGGATAATCCCCTTTTATTTTACGACGAAATTGCCAGAGATTTAGAGCAGTACGGATATTTCGAGCTAGACGACTTTTTAAAATACAGACCTGAGGTCAAGCCGCCGGTGTTTATAAATTACGACGGATGGGTTATATACGAGGCGCCGCCGCCCTCGCTTGGATTTGTCGTGTTGCTAACCGTTAAGCTCTCTCAACCAGTTAAAAGCCCCTTCAGCTATGCCAGGATTAAAAACACAGTCGCCGCGTTGAGAAAGGCGCATTGGGCTAGAGACGCGTATTTACACGACGGAGAAGTTCCCGTTTATGACATTCTCTCCGGAGGCGTTCAGTTAGGCGAGGCAGACAAGCCTGAGCCGACGCCCGGCACTACGTACCTCGCCGCTGGCGACAAAGAGCTGACAGTTTCAGCCATACAATCCCTCTACTACCCCTTCGGGTCTGGCTTTACAGATTTAAAGTGGGGCATAACATTTAACAACAGAGCCAGCGACTTCACTACAGGCTTAAACAGACCGGCGCCGAGGAAGCGGCCGTCCCATACCCTTTCTGCGGTGGTTATGGTAAAAGAGGGAGAGGCTTGGGCTCTTGGGGCAAGCGCCGGCCACTACAGGCCGGCAATATACGCACAGCTGATACAAAACGTAATTTGGTACGGCATGAGCCCGCGAGAGGCGATCTTGGCGCCGCGTTTTATATGGACTGGGGGGTGGGAGGTCCAGGCTGAGGAGGGGTGGGAGGCAGGCTTAGGCGTCACTATTGTCAAATACCCCAGCAGAATGGGAGTGGCCGCGGCGTTGCGTAAAAGAAATAACTACATCGCCGCGGTTGCGGACATCCGCGGAGACGGCCTAGCCCTAGGGATTTAGGCAGAAAAACTTATTTTTCCACACACATGCGTTGAACATGACGGGATATAAATGCGCAATATGCGGACGGGAGGACACCCCGCTGTTAGAGGCCAATATAAAGGACAGGGGCCCTGCGTTAGTATGCCCAGACTGCTGGGCGAAGCTCATGGCCGAGAATAAAATAATCGTCGGAAGTACTGGCGGCGGTTGCGCCTGCGGATAGGGCCGAGACTGCAGAGAATCCTAAATCGCAGTAGAGAAGCAAGTTAAGCGGAGGGAGTTTTGCGATGCCCTAGCGTCCTTTGCGCCGCTTGTAAACAAGGAGCGCCAACAGCTAAGGGCCTAAGAGGTAATTCAAAAAGGAGATGTGCGGACCCATGAATCGCCCCCGCCCCGGGCATGTCGAGGCGGCCGCGCCGGGACCCACTACTGCCGCTGGTGGGAA
It encodes the following:
- a CDS encoding MFS transporter → MDSYDIKYAWRATPLLGSVALLVMYTEAMLMPSLPKIQAEFNVTPADASWILTIYLISGTISAAIFGNLGDIYGKKRVLSLVMLAYAIAVTLTGYAPNFETLLLSRAIQGLGMAMFPLAFSLIREEFPPHMVPTAQGVVSAMFGVGIIIALPVGAYIAQNYGWRATYHTATPIAVLLTFLIMIYIRESRYRTPRSIDFVGIGLFATMAASFLLAISKGPDWGWLSPRITSLLALSAVSAAVFLIHELTTDNPFIPRDIFNRNVIAATIAILIVAYAFQMNSQNLSYLFQMPPPYGYGLTVLQTGLYMLPPAVVQIIVAPISGRLMWRLGAKKIATIGVVFAVIGYQLAAAHLYSGVWTLISYVTLGFIGLTLLNVSLINLLTFSVPRQRLGAATGLNTVFRNFGSAIAPTVAGTVLTNFNTYVYYNTPAGPIYFSVPAKEAYVINIDIATSMFIITLLPILFSKEVLGGNATPK
- a CDS encoding ATPase domain-containing protein, with the protein product MAYQEQYAYEYQDYYPVYDNRAPTGIWYIDQLLQGGFRKGEIYLVAGEAGQGKTIFSLQFLKTGAELYDEPGLYITIDEPSEDVKRGVRESLGWDLDALESQNKLVFLDLRTHFRTYAKEEKVTADPREIAKIIMEYVKKFGIKRLVIDPIAPLIITSHTDVLWVREYMRELVFQLRKMKDITTLMTSEIPTGENKISRFGVEEYLASGVIKLELMEYRGFVFRVMFIRKMRWTAVRPQKLVFEIYPHYGIYILDRLENFMKQIDAWYASLSQQPQAPPAT
- a CDS encoding MFS transporter gives rise to the protein MNIRLIILLGLVSLFADWLYESMRAVAPQYLYALGASAAFVGFVFGLGDALGYAARFITGPLADKRGGYWLETFLGYGLQIAAVAGLVFARDVWQVAGLVFLERFSKALRTPARDAIISAAGGKGARGRAFGIHAALDQIGAILGVSMATLMLFLNYQPRDVFLAALLPGATALAVLYVAYKTSGVKPAGKGYKFLMDRKAVVFGMSQFLLGISIIHISLSMYRLSQVPWLASLLYLIAMITEIPASLALGYLYDRSHKTLFIAPLFTTLLAVSYISGGLYLFLGAILYAVVTSYADVVAKAEAAKLGAASSLGFVNAMWGLGLMMGGVLYGYFTDVGNYLTIGILAAASSSASLLLLWRSVT
- a CDS encoding COG1361 S-layer family protein → MQSIYRIMWAITLAAFLSAQALAPTAQQQFNVALSYSPPYVYPGSIVQLYITIISAQSMSNVYVDINSPFKVLTGSTVQIQQISGGVPATVVAVVQVPLDARPGYYTIKVTAYTLMRAAESSIDIEVLPFDFSALVVPRITAYLPGQPVQLPVFLINPTADYLKARVSINGSAVLQYLNSSLSCDAVIPPRSNSTCFLSFMLPGWLKPGFYNATLSVSFSSLSGYAGSVTFVKSIQLPVISGVDVNIMASPTQPVVIGSPTLISIVIYQGSAAPLQNVTIRVLNGDGVRILGNSVFTIPLLTQIQLPVQLIITKYGGIKIPVEICHYSICTVKYAELFIPSPGVTVNAVFNPPQGYPGSVVQSTFIIATNYTMSNVGVEIRAPFKALTSPSILLPLLAPQSPATINVVFEIPKEVRPGIYPINITVAGAMYTFYYEVLKPEFNVVVTFNPPVAYPGAVVSGNLVVTSPFNAKDLDILLSTPMSLLSPTGYRLPYLPQGQPYAAYVVLQVPEETPPGKYPLTVSVNGVNYTFYVNVGAPNVVIQNVIVTPPRELEGTPMAQVALQVLNTGPVVARNVTIVLLNSTIGRQSYVLDYLPPGSPVTLTYYVNTSKLPPGRYNVVAMASWNGGVYLANGPLDVAKKDVFKITHKVYNVAPGSTAVLVINITNLGPDEAKNLRVSFTPSQVFELHASNIADVATASVRVLGDLAPGASVSTAFLLDVSDKTVPGVYTITLVATWNQTGVFMPGVQYINIPIEVRSGVDMFIVIPLVLTALLIITGIVIALRRKRRG
- a CDS encoding signal recognition particle protein Srp54, which gives rise to MKALTEIFGKLLEKIRGVDYIDEATLQELSREIQRTLLKADVPLDLVKSFTENAVKRIKEEKPPAGIPPREYLIYVLYEELVKLLGGEQPAEFKPTKKPYIVLLLGVEGSGKTTTAAKLAKYLAKRGYKVGLVETDTIRPAAFDQLRQLAEKIGVPFYGERDGKDAVEIAKRGVQNFKNMDVIIVDTAGRHRNEEALLKEVRAIYDAVSPDEVVLVIDATVGKMAAAQAEAFMKYLPIHSVIITKMDSTARGGGALAAVAKTGAKVKFIGVGEDVDEFEQFSPRKFVARVLGMGDLDTLLEKIKAVFEEEEVLEEIESGRLDLLTFKKQIDSLLKLGPLSKVFQLLPGNLAAKISEEQIELSQRNLKKWRAILSSMTLEELKNPEILNASRIRRIALGAGVAPKDVKEMLTVYENLRKMSKTLRRQLRLRMAK
- a CDS encoding class I SAM-dependent methyltransferase gives rise to the protein MEVRYVIELYKNLAPVYEELYGEEQRLKYWRIASQTGERVVDVGCGTGIAFEVLDGYVVCLDISIDMLKRAREKKGDLGELIVADLWRPPLRDNSFDSALFLSSVDKSFYGQVINIWRGVAHKLIFEFRGEWHLVEQRN
- a CDS encoding tRNA pseudouridine(54/55) synthase Pus10 — its product is MELLDRALEIIRTYPLCDSCLGRLFAQMGYGLENFERGRAIKTLLHMKLVDEYRKGRDVLNDLLALAKIHKPTSRFLTSLGINVDEAACYICGGLLKDVEKYAKDVLPLLEGVEFRTFEVGTTVPKDVVERESEVVKRFLITSGESVKHEINRRIGKELLKHLTGKRVDKLRPNIVVRVDLITGKASVERNPLLIEGVYLKLSRRVSQAKKFGDVKSTLWDKLVYIREVFGGKEHVIHVSGREDSDARMLGTGRPLVVEVKQPIKYDGAIPPFRDGDIIFTPIGFTNREEVRRLKEKAKTDIKLYRALVLSERPLTVEELNKIGELSGKTIIQYTPRRIKRISPRKKRVRMVYELAWRQISPRVFELYVRCQGGLYVKEFIHGDGGRTTPSVSEILNTHLEVLELDVLSVE